Proteins co-encoded in one Populus trichocarpa isolate Nisqually-1 chromosome 10, P.trichocarpa_v4.1, whole genome shotgun sequence genomic window:
- the LOC7492384 gene encoding AP-1 complex subunit mu-2, with protein MAGAASALFLLDIKGRVLVWRDYRGDVSAVQAERFFTKLIEKEGDPQSQDPVVYDNGVSYMYIQHSNVYLMTASRQNCNAASLLSFLHRVVDVFKHYFEELEEESLRDNFVVVYELLDEMMDFGYPQYTEAKILSEFIKTNAYRMETSQRPPMAVTNAVSWRSEGINYKKNEVFLDVVESVNILVNSNGQVIRSDVVGALKMRTYLSGMPECKLGLNDRVLLEAQGRATKGKAIDLEDIKFHQCVRLARFENDRTISFIPPDGAFDLMTYRLSTQVKPLIWVEAQVERHSRSRVEIMVKARSQFKERSTATNVEIELPVSVDVSNPNIRTSMGSASYAPENDALLWKIKSFPGGKEYMLRAEFSLPSITAEEATPERKAPIRVKFEIPYFTVSGIQVRYLKIIEKSGYQALPWVRYITMAGEYELRLI; from the exons ATGGCCGGGGCAGCCTCCGCACTGTTTCTATTAGACATAAAGGGGCGCGTTCTTGTGTGGCGCGACTACCGTGGCGATGTCTCTGCCGTTCAGGCCGAGCGCTTCTTCACCAAGCTCATCGAGAAGGAG GGAGATCCGCAATCTCAAGATCCAGTAGTGTATGATAATGGAGTCTCTTACATGTACATACAACATAGCAATGTTTATCTAATGACCGCATCAAGGCAGAATTGTAATGCTGCCAGCCTCCTCTCCTTTCTCCACCGCGTTGTTGAT gtttttaagcattattttgaagaattagAAGAGGAATCACTCAGGGATAACTTTGTGGTAGTG TACGAGTTACTTGATGAAATGATGGACTTTGGTTACCCTCAGTATACCGAAGCAAAAATTCTTAGCGAGTTTATCAAGACTAATGCCTACAGGATGGAAACTTCACAGAGGCCTCCCATGGCTGTCACTAATGCAGTGTCCTGGCGCAGCGAAGGGATAAATTACAAGAAGAATGAA GTTTTCTTGGATGTTGTTGAGAGTGTAAATATACTTGTCAACAGCAATGGACAAGTGATTAGGTCTGATGTTGTGGGGGCTTTAAAAATGAGAACGTATCTAAG CGGCATGCCTGAGTGTAAGCTTGGCCTAAATGATAGAGTTTTATTGGAGGCCCAAGGACGGGCAACAAAGGGAAAGGCCATTGATTTGGAGGACATCAAATTTCATCA GTGTGTGCGTTTGGCTCGATTTGAAAATGATCGGACAATATCATTTATACCACCTGATGGGGCTTTTGATCTCATGACATATAGACTCAGCACTCAG GTAAAGCCTCTGATTTGGGTAGAAGCTCAAGTTGAAAGGCATTCAAGAAGTCGTGTTGAGATAATGGTAAAGGCTAGGAGCCAGTTCAAGGAGCGTAG TACAGCAACAAATGTTGAGATTGAGTTGCCGGTGTCAGTCGATGTTTCCAATCCTAATATTCGGACGTCAATGGGGTCTGCATCATATGCACCTGAAAATGATGCATTATTGTggaaaattaaatcttttccTGGTGGGaag GAGTACATGTTGAGGGCAGAGTTCAGTCTTCCCAGTATAACTGCCGAAGAAGCAACTCCTGAGAGAAAAGCTCCTATACGAGTGAAGTTTGAAATACCATATTTTACTGTTTCAGGAATACAG GTTCGATACCTGAAGATTATTGAGAAAAGTGGTTATCAGGCCCTCCCATGGGTGAGATACATAACAATGGCCGGCGAGTATGAGCTTAGGCTTATCTAA
- the LOC7460762 gene encoding protein POOR HOMOLOGOUS SYNAPSIS 1 gives MKNMEAGSSLAIIGHEGGEEEQRVPSAIPTDQWQVTFSRFINYPSLPSTCPSLIPLPHNRKCRPTRGTWISSVSATASLQLLNYQSNSKDAILGLSLNGTVLEEHYVWKLHFSWPQVSCVSGYPSRGTRAVFVTFKDSLDEIQKFGFRFSTFSEAEAFINALKVILEDPIETERLDSDFQSAISSQSVFMPTDGYKPRAWVEEESSTMGPVQDYSPQLQLSWNKEAEQASLSTEKSLNHNNEGISPVMPPSFTSLLLDCCSEVKQGQPSSSHAIDLKSQIMKYMEDSSFQDMLSKVEKVINELGDDLML, from the exons ATGAAAAACATGGAGGCAGGATCTTCTCTAGCAATAATAGGTCATGAAGGTGGTGAAGAAGAGCAAAGAGTGCCCTCCGCCATTCCTACAGACCAATGGCAGGTGACTTTCTCTCGATTCATCAACTATCCTTCTCTGCCTTCCACGTGTCCGTCTCTCATTCCCCTCCCTCACAATCGGAAGTGCCGCCCAACCCGAGGCACCTGGATCTCCTCCGTCTCTGCTACCGCCTCTCTCCAGCTCCTCAACTACCAATCCAACTCCAAAGACGCCATCCTCGGGCTCTCTTTAAACGGCACCGTCCTT GAAGAGCACTATGTTTGGAAGCTGCATTTCTCATGGCCTCAGGTTTCGTGCGTTTCTGGATATCCTTCAAGGGGCACCAGAGCCGTCTTTGTGACCTTCAAGGATTCTCTTGACGAG ATCCAGAAGTTTGGCTTTCGATTTTCAACTTTTTCAGAAGCAGAAGCGTTTATAAATGCTTTGAAG GTTATCCTGGAGGATCCAATTGAAACTGAACGTCTGGATAGCGACTTTCAATCAGCGATTTCGTCACAATCTGTGTTCATGCCTACTGATGGATACAAACCTAG AGCTTGGGTGGAGGAGGAATCGAGCACGATGGGTCCTGTTCAAGATTATTCTCCTCAACTTCAATTGAGTTGGAACAAGGAAGCTGAACAAGCATCATTGAGTACGGAAAAATCTCTGAATCACAACAATGAAGGAATTTCTCCAGTCATGCCTCCCAGCTTTACGTCATTACTGCTCGACTGCTGCTCTGAGGTCAAACAAG GCCAGCCAAGTTCATCTCATGCAATCGATCTCAAATCCCAAATTATG AAATACATGGAGGATTCTTCCTTCCAAG ATATGCTATCGAAAGTGGAGAAAGTTATCAATGAACTTGGAGATGATCTGATGCTGTAA